A single window of Pseudophryne corroboree isolate aPseCor3 chromosome 5, aPseCor3.hap2, whole genome shotgun sequence DNA harbors:
- the LOC134929597 gene encoding probable G-protein coupled receptor 141: MEDESTNTTCYIESSAANATLITIYIVIFIGGTIGAVVMIFLITGMNRLSVTNTSVLNLLIVHGLFLITVPFRIAYYFQNKWNFRLHFCRLVSAMIHLHIYISFIFYVIMLSMRYISFFKQMDKIEFYRTFHSLVASGAVWVLICVIILPLVLTKYGTTASFNETQCFQFQEELKDPAVIKINYFITAVMFTVVCLLLAVQIFIIVQVMKKVGKPVLAHQETWIQLKSIFFILVMIICFFPFHIFKIYYMRHTRECFYYNEICLSITALSCLDFLLFGLKTYFQRVT; this comes from the coding sequence ATGGAAGATGAAAGCACGAACACAACATGCTACATAGAAAGCAGTGCAGCAAATGCCACTTTGATTACAATATATATTGTAATTTTTATTGGAGGAACAATTGGAGCTGTTGTTATGATCTTTTTGATAACTGGTATGAACAGACTTTCTGTAACAAATACATCAGTGCTCAACCTGTTAATTGTCCATGGTTTATTCCTTATCACCGTGCCATTCCGCATCGCATACTATTTTCAAAACAAATGGAACTTTAGACTTCACTTTTGCAGACTGGTTAGTGCCATGATTCACCTTCATATATACATCTCTTTTATATTTTATGTGATCATGCTGAGCATGAGATACATCAGTTTCTTTAAACAAATGGACAAAATTGAGTTCTACAGGACATTCCATTCTTTGGTAGCCAGTGGAGCTGTGTGGGTTTTAATATGCGTTATAATTCTACCGTTGGTGCTCACAAAATATGGCACAACTGCAAGTTTCAATGAAACACAGTGTTTCCAATTTCAAGAGGAACTTAAGGACCCAGctgtgataaaaataaactatttcaTCACTGCAGTCATGTTCACAGTGGTTTGTTTGCTCCTAGCTGTGCAGATCTTTATCATTGTACAAGTCATGAAAAAAGTTGGGAAACCTGTTCTGGCCCATCAAGAAACCTGGATTCAGCTTAAAAGTATTTTTTTCATTTTGGTGATGATAATTTGTTTCTTCCCTTTTCACATATTCAAAATCTACTATATGCGACATACAAGGGAATGTTTTTATTACAATGAAATTTGTTTGAGCATAACTGCACTCAGTTGCCTAGACTTTTTATTATTTGGACTTAAAACATATTTCCAAAGAGTGACTTGA